DNA from Streptomyces sp. NBC_01260:
TCCTGCGGGAGGCCTTCGCCAGCCGGTCCGCCGACCTGCTCGTCCTGCGCTACGAGGCCGAGCGCGCCGGCGCACTCGACTGCGACATCGCACTCACCTCCGCACAGGACGCGCCCGCATCAGTCGATGCCGCAGCGGGGACCGTCCGATTCGGCGGCACCATGGGCAACGGCCTCAAGCATGCCGCCGTCCTCCGGGTGACCGACACCGACGGTTCCGTGACTGCCGCGGGTTCCCAACTGCGGGTTCGGTCGGCGACACGCATGACCCTGCTCCTCGATGCACGCACCGACTACAGACTTGACGCCGCCGCGAAGTGGCGCGGGCCGGACCCCCAGCCCGCCATCACGGCAGCCCTCGCCACCGCCTCCCGACGGTCCTACAAGGCGCTGCGCAAAGCACAACTCGCCGAGGCCGGCGCGGTGGCCTCGCGTGTCTCCGTGAACTGGGGGCGCACCGATGACGGGACCGCCGCACTCCCGACAGACGCGCGGCTTGCCCGTTACGGAGCCGGCAAGTCCGACCCCGGACTCGAGCAGAGCATGTTCGTCCTCGGCCGCTACCTGCTCCACAGCTCATCGAGACCGGGCGGCCTGCCCGCGAACCTCCAAGGGCTCTGGAACGACAGCAACCAGCCGCCGTGGGCATCGGACTATCACACGAACATCAACGTCCAGATGAACTACTGGGGCGCGGAGACGACGAACCTCAGCGAGAGCCACGAGGCACTTGTCGAGTTCGTGCGCCAGGTAGCGGTGCCCAGCCGCGTGGCGACCCGGAACGCGTTCGGCGCCGAAACCCGCGGCTGGACGGCCCGCACGAGCCAGAGCATCTTCGGAGGAAACGCCTGGGAATGGAACACCGTTGCCAGCGCCTGGTACGCGCAGCACCTGTACGAGCACTGGGCCTTCACCCAGGACCTCACGTACCTGCGCGACGTCGCCTATCCGATGATCAAGGAGATCTGCCAATTCTGGGAGGACCGGCTCGTCGAGAACGCGGCCGGTCAGCTCGTGTCCCCCAACGGGTGGTCGCCCGAACACGGTCCACGCGAGGACGGGGTGATGTACGACCAGCAGATCATCTGGGACCTCTTCGGCAACTACCTCGACTCCGCGGCGGTGCTCGACGTCGACCCCGACTACCAGGCCACCGTCGCCACCATGCAGAAGCGGCTCGCACCCAACAAGATCGGCCGGTGGGGCCAGCTCCAGGAATGGCAGACCGACCGCGACGACCCGAATGACATCCACCGCCACACCTCTCACTTGTTCGGGGTGTATCCGGGCCGTCAGATCACGCCCGACACGTCGCCCGAACTCGCGGCAGCAGCGCTCGTCTCGCTCAAGGCGCGGTGCGGCGAGAAGGAAGGCGTCCCGTTCAGCGAGGCCACCGTCACCGGTGACAGCCGGGGATCATGGACCTGGCCCTGGCGGGCCGCGCTGTTCGCGCGTCTCGGAGACGGCGAGCGCGCGCGGTACATGGTCCGGGGTCTCCTGCGGTACAACACGGGGGCGAACCTGTTCTGCAAGATCCCTCCGTTCCAGATGGACGGCAACTTCGGCATCACCGGCGCGATCGCCGAAATGCTCCTGCAGAGCCACGAGAAGGTCATTCACCTCCTGCCGGCGCTCCCGAAGGACTGGGCCGACGGCTCGTTCTCGGGTCTGCGGGCCCGCGGCGGCTACGAGGTCAGCTGCACCTGGCGGAGCGGGCGTGTCACGGACTTCACCATCGTGGCCGACCGGGCGCACAACCGGGACAAGGTTGCCGTCCGCGTCAACAACAAGGTGGTCTGGGTCAAGCCGGTGAAAACCCGCCGCGGCAACTGACCCCGACGCCCTCATGTGCAGGCCCTGTGTCCGTGGACGCCGTCCGACATCCACGGACACAGGGCCTGCCATCCGATGAACGGAGTGGACCTGCCTGCCGGCGAGTGCCACTCACGGCCTCGACCTCTGGCGCACTCTCTCTCTTGAGTCCGTCGTGCGAAATCGACACCGGCCGGGTGCGGTTGCCTGGTGGGAAGGACGGTCGAGGAGGCGACCACGACGCCTCGACTGCGGTGCTGTCGGTGACGTCCACCAGGTGGAAGGTCACACGCGCGGTGCTCTGTTCCAGACCGCCGGAGCTCACGGTGCCTGCGCCCTGGTCCAGGTCGAACGAGGCGAATGCCCGCGCCTTCGCGTGAGTACCACTCGATCGGTCAACCGCCCCTGCCCACTCCTCTGCTATCGCACCCCCACTCGAAGCCGCGGCCTCGGTCGTGCGGCGCTACGGGCACAGCCGCCGCCCCGCCCGCGATGGGCACTTGACAGCCTAGCTGCTATATCGCCAGGCTCCATACTGCGTCACTCCATGCCCGCTTCACGGCCGGTGCCCGACGACCGAAAGTCCGAACAGGTGACCTCACGCTATGTCCTGCGCCTGCAGGTGGATCCCGCCGCCGACCCGGCCGGAGTCGGCGACCGGCTGCTTGCCATGGCGCGCAGTGCGCGCGCCGAGGAGATCTGCGTGTTCCTCTTCGGCATGGAATACAACGACGGTCACGACAGCCTCGACCGGATCGACCACTGGTTGACCGCCACGCGTCCCTGGCGCACCATGCTCCGTGCCGAGGGCATCGCGGTGAGCCTCAACCCCGGCCACACCGTCGGCCACAGCGACTGGGCCCGCTCGTTGGCCCCGGACCAGGCATGGCAACGGATGACCGACCAGTCCGGGAAGACCGCCGCCGCCCAGGTGTGCCCTCTGGACCCTGCATGGCGCGCGTACTACGCCGAGACGCTGTGCCGCTACGCAGCCGAGGACGTCGACGCGGTGTGGATCGAGGACGACATCCGGCTGCACAACCACCGGCCTCTGGACTGGGGGGGCTGCTTCTGCGAACTGCACCTGGCCGAGTTCACGCGCCGCACCGGTATCGCCACCACCCGGGAGGAGCTGGTCGCCGCCTGTACCGCACCGGGCGAACCCCACGCATGGCGTGGTCGGTGGCTGGACTTCTGGGATGCCACGCAGCGCGAGCTGCTCACGTCCTGGCGCGACATCCTGGGGGACCGGCTGGGCCTGATGTCCTCGCGCATCGATCAGCACGCCGCCGAAGGGCGCGACTGGTCGGCGTGGCTCGAACTGCCCGGTCTGCACCGCCCGCACTTCTGGGCCTACTCCGACACGGGAGGCACTGAACTGCCTTACGCCTCAATTCAGTTCGACATGCAGCGCTCGGTGCAGCCGGACGCGGTCCGCATCCTTCCGGAGATCGAGTGCTGGCCGTACGGGCAGTGGAACAAGTCGTTCCGGCAGACCGCCGCGCAGATGTCGCTGGCCCATGTGCTCGGCTGTGACGGGCTGGCGATCAGCCTGTACGACTTCCTCGGCAACCACCCGGACGACGAACCGCGCCGGGCGGGCTTCCTCGCCCAGTGGCGCGACACGTTCGACTGGCTCTCCAAGACGTTCCCCAAGTCCTTGCGGACCGTCGGTATCGGCCTTCCATGGTCACAGGCGACCGGCCGGCGGGTCCACACCGAGACGGCTCGCTGGCAGTCGCTCGTCGTGGAGCAGGCCGGATGGGCCGGCCTGCTCGGCGCCACCGGCCATGCGGTGACCGGTCGCGGCGGCGCTAGGGTCAACGCCCTGTCCGGGGACACCGCCTGGGCCTTCGACGACGCCGAACTGCGCGAGTGGCTGAGCGGCGGGCTCCTGCTGGATTCCGTGGCCGCGCGCATCCTCTTCGAACGGGGTTACGGCCCCTTGATCGGTGTGACCTCTGTCCGCTCCGCGCCCGAGGGGTACGTCCGCGAGGTGTGCACGGACCCCGAGTTCTCGTTGCGGCAGGGATGCCTGATCTCCCTCGACGTGGAGAGCTACGACCGCGCGGATCTCACACACGTGGAACACCTTCCGGAGGCACGCGTGGCGAGCGTCGTGCACGATCAACTCGGGCGTGTGACGGGCCCCGGCCTGATCCTCCACAACAACGACCTCGGCGGCCGCATCGCGGTCGTCCCGTGGCCCGCGCACACGGCGGACCACGTACGGATGAACCCGCAGCGAGCTGTCCAGCTCAGTGCCGTCCTCGACTGGATCTCCGACGCGTCCCATGCACGAGCCACGGGCCATCCCTGGTTGGTGACACAAGCACTCACAGATGAGCGCACTTGGTGCGTGGTCATCTGGAACGCGTCTCCGGATGAGGCGGACGACATCCGGGTCCGGCTTCCCGTCGGCATGCCGGAGCCGGCTACGGCCGTCCAGGTCACCGCGCGCGGCACTCGCATTCCCGTGGGCTGGAGAGATGGCCGTGTCATCCTCGAACAGCCCCTGGGCCAGTGGGAGTACGTGGTGCTGAGCACCTAGAACTGACTGATCTGCCCCACCACGGCATCGGCCGACTCAGCCGGTGTCACCATCGAGGCCTTGGCCGCTGCCGACGGATCTCGCTATTTCCTAGGCCCTCTCCATCAGATACCGGACCTCTACGGGACAGACCCATGTCACGGAGACACATACGTGGAGCCATCCCCGGCGTGGCGCCCAACGCCCTCGTCACGACGCCTCCGGCGGGCAGCGACGGGGAATCCCGCTGCGGCCGGGAATACGTCGCGAGCCCGTACGTACTGGCCACTTCACCGCGAGAGAATCGAGCGTTCATGAGACACCTTCTGAGGCATGGCCTGGCCTTCATGTGTTCCCTCATGCTGGTGGCCGGGGCCTCGTCGGCCGCCACCGCGGCGGGCGGTGAGGGCCGCAGGGTTCATCACGTCGACTGCCGGTCGACCGATGGGCCTGCGAACGGGGCACCCGCCCACCCGTGGCACACTCTGGATCAGGTCAACTCCCTCTCCCTCGGCGCCGGTGACCGGCTTCTGTTCGCTCGCGGCTCACGGTGTACGGGCACGCTGACTCCGCAGGGCGCCGGGCGGCCCGGCCATCCGCTCGTCATCGGCGCATACGGCGAGGGGGCCAAGCCGGTGATCGACGGTGCCGGAGCCCCGGACACCGTCCTGCTCCACAACACCGAGTGGGTGGAGGTCTCCGGCCTGGAGATCACCAACGCGGGGAACCCCGCCCACAACAAACGCGGTGTCCACGTTCTGCTCGACGACTACGGCACCGGCACGCACTACCGGTTGACGGATCTCGACATACACGACGTGCTCGGCGACGACACGAAGCACACCGGCGGCTCGGCGGGCATCCTCTTCTCCGTCACCGGCTCCAAGGTGGAGACGCGGTTCGACGACGTCCGCGTGGAGGGCAACACCCTGCGGACCGTGGACCGGGAGGGCATCTACTTCGCGTCCAGCTGGAACAACCGGCCCGCGATCACCGACTACGACCCGACCGGCCCCCGGTGGCTGGCCGCCACCCGTGTCGTCGTCCGCGGCAACACCCTGGAGGACCTGGGCGGCGACGGCATCGTCATGACCGCCACGGACGGCGCTCTGGTGGAGCGGAACACTGTCCGCGGCTTCCAGCGGCGCTCTGCCGGATACAACGCCGGGATCTGGCCGTGGAACGCCGACCACACCGTTTTCCAGTACAACGACGTTTCCGGCGGTGAGACGACTCGAGACGGTATGGCGTACGACGTGGACGAGGGTTCCTTCGGCACGGTGTTCCAGTACAACTACAGCCACGACAACGTCGGCGGCTTCTTCCTCGTCTGCACTGCAGGCGGCACTCTCGGCGACGCGGTGATCCGCTACAACATCAGCCAGAACGACCGGTTCCGGGGCATAGAAACCTGCTCCGGGTCCTTCGACGACGTGCGCTTCCTCAACAACACGATCTACATCGCCCCCGGCATCTCCCAGACCGTCGTGAACGAGAACACCGCCCAACGACACGACATCGCGTTCCGCAACAACGTGGTCGTGAAGGAAGGAGCAGGCACGGCGACATTCACCCTGCGCTCCGGCGGGGTGACTGTGTCGGACAACGTGCTGCACAACGTCACGGGCGCGCCCGCGAATCCGGGTGGAGGCACATCCGATCCGCTGCTGACAGGCCGGGGCACGGCCACGGGGATCGCAGACGCGGGCACGGCGTACGAACTGCACGTGGACTCCCCCGCACTGGGTGCCGGTGCCGCAATCCCCGACATCGGCGACCGCGACTTCTCCGGAAACCCAGTCCTTCCCGGCACGACCCCCAGTATCGGCGCCTACAACGGGCCAGGTGTCGAAGGCGCGCGTCCCACTCCGGTGGAGGCTCCACCGCTCCCCCCACTGCTCTCCAACGGCGGCTTCGAGAACGAACTCACGGGTTGGGCGACACGCAACGCGGCATCCGTCGCCGAGGCCCACGAAGGAACAGGGGCGGCCCGGCTCACCGCACCCGCCGACGGCTTCGCCACGGCGGAACAGTACGTGACGGGCCTACACCCCGCCACACGCTACGTCCTCTCGGCCTGGATCAGGAACGACGGCGGGTCCACGGCTCTGGGCGCCAAGGGCTTCGGAGGAGTCGCCACTTCCGTCTTGGTCTCGGGCATCAAATGGACGCTCGCCTCA
Protein-coding regions in this window:
- a CDS encoding glycosyl hydrolase family 95 catalytic domain-containing protein, which translates into the protein MSSRFPVQPPSEGKDGMSRRGVLRAAACGGALALTPLVTNPTSASAASGGSRPVATKAVRPPELARHSLWYRLPATDWQSQALPIGNGRLGAMLFGRPDHERIQFNEQSLWGGVNDYDNALAGQGDGAFDTSMTGFGSYRAFGDVLLSFGARPEVTSPGGPYRTAPNQGLGNAVDGDPRTKWCIEAPPKEVIWQAALTAPASVSAYRLTSAEDVPDRDPQNWTFQGSADGTAWTTLDTRSLPSPFDSRNQTREFTCSNSSAHTFYRFVFTPRPGVSHFQVAEIALAGVDLGGRHLLYVSSPSGHADGSGRGHDISRSMDGNGSTVWRAADATGGAVWQGDLESVATVTGYSVTAAPDTPQEDPGSLTLEGCANGLDWTPLDERALQPALQRGERRQFTIGKPGAFTRYRLTLRPKSGSKAVRVADVRLTGTELDTAQLGPVIEYHRALDPESGIHTTRFGPPGQKVLREAFASRSADLLVLRYEAERAGALDCDIALTSAQDAPASVDAAAGTVRFGGTMGNGLKHAAVLRVTDTDGSVTAAGSQLRVRSATRMTLLLDARTDYRLDAAAKWRGPDPQPAITAALATASRRSYKALRKAQLAEAGAVASRVSVNWGRTDDGTAALPTDARLARYGAGKSDPGLEQSMFVLGRYLLHSSSRPGGLPANLQGLWNDSNQPPWASDYHTNINVQMNYWGAETTNLSESHEALVEFVRQVAVPSRVATRNAFGAETRGWTARTSQSIFGGNAWEWNTVASAWYAQHLYEHWAFTQDLTYLRDVAYPMIKEICQFWEDRLVENAAGQLVSPNGWSPEHGPREDGVMYDQQIIWDLFGNYLDSAAVLDVDPDYQATVATMQKRLAPNKIGRWGQLQEWQTDRDDPNDIHRHTSHLFGVYPGRQITPDTSPELAAAALVSLKARCGEKEGVPFSEATVTGDSRGSWTWPWRAALFARLGDGERARYMVRGLLRYNTGANLFCKIPPFQMDGNFGITGAIAEMLLQSHEKVIHLLPALPKDWADGSFSGLRARGGYEVSCTWRSGRVTDFTIVADRAHNRDKVAVRVNNKVVWVKPVKTRRGN
- a CDS encoding right-handed parallel beta-helix repeat-containing protein, which produces MRHLLRHGLAFMCSLMLVAGASSAATAAGGEGRRVHHVDCRSTDGPANGAPAHPWHTLDQVNSLSLGAGDRLLFARGSRCTGTLTPQGAGRPGHPLVIGAYGEGAKPVIDGAGAPDTVLLHNTEWVEVSGLEITNAGNPAHNKRGVHVLLDDYGTGTHYRLTDLDIHDVLGDDTKHTGGSAGILFSVTGSKVETRFDDVRVEGNTLRTVDREGIYFASSWNNRPAITDYDPTGPRWLAATRVVVRGNTLEDLGGDGIVMTATDGALVERNTVRGFQRRSAGYNAGIWPWNADHTVFQYNDVSGGETTRDGMAYDVDEGSFGTVFQYNYSHDNVGGFFLVCTAGGTLGDAVIRYNISQNDRFRGIETCSGSFDDVRFLNNTIYIAPGISQTVVNENTAQRHDIAFRNNVVVKEGAGTATFTLRSGGVTVSDNVLHNVTGAPANPGGGTSDPLLTGRGTATGIADAGTAYELHVDSPALGAGAAIPDIGDRDFSGNPVLPGTTPSIGAYNGPGVEGARPTPVEAPPLPPLLSNGGFENELTGWATRNAASVAEAHEGTGAARLTAPADGFATAEQYVTGLHPATRYVLSAWIRNDGGSTALGAKGFGGVATSVLVSGIKWTLASVEFTTGPSGSTATVFCYREQPGTAVCDGMALRAL